A single window of Flavobacterium aestivum DNA harbors:
- the pstB gene encoding phosphate ABC transporter ATP-binding protein PstB, producing the protein MIIQPHISIQNLNVHIGENHILKNINLDIPDKKVTSLIGPSGCGKTTLLKTMNRLLDRQNDVHVDGKVLVDGENIYDPKAEVTHIRKKMGLLSQRPFPLPMNIYDNIAYGQRIHGNNNKKELDEIVEKYLRGVNLWDEVKDRLKSPATRLSIGQQQRLCLARGLAIEPEIILGDEPTSALDPISTQAIEELFMQLKDKYTIVLVTHILRQARRVSDYIGFVYMGEIIEFGPTEEVLLNPKEKLTKDYVKGFLV; encoded by the coding sequence ATGATCATTCAACCACACATAAGTATCCAAAATTTAAATGTTCACATTGGCGAAAACCATATTCTGAAGAACATTAATCTTGACATTCCAGACAAGAAAGTAACCTCCTTAATTGGTCCGTCCGGTTGCGGAAAAACAACTTTACTGAAAACCATGAACCGATTACTCGACCGTCAAAATGATGTGCATGTAGATGGTAAAGTTCTGGTGGATGGTGAAAACATATACGATCCAAAAGCTGAAGTGACACACATCCGAAAAAAGATGGGTTTGCTCTCTCAAAGACCTTTTCCGTTGCCAATGAACATTTATGATAATATTGCTTACGGACAACGCATTCACGGAAATAATAACAAAAAAGAACTGGACGAAATCGTAGAAAAATACCTTCGTGGTGTGAATCTTTGGGACGAAGTAAAGGACCGTCTAAAATCTCCTGCTACCCGACTGTCTATTGGTCAACAACAGCGATTATGCTTAGCAAGAGGACTGGCTATTGAACCGGAAATTATCTTGGGAGACGAACCAACATCTGCCTTAGATCCTATATCGACCCAAGCTATCGAAGAATTATTTATGCAATTGAAAGACAAATACACAATTGTACTTGTTACACATATTTTGCGCCAAGCTAGAAGAGTTTCTGACTATATTGGTTTTGTTTATATGGGAGAGATTATTGAATTTGGTCCTACCGAAGAAGTGCTTTTGAATCCAAAAGAAAAACTAACCAAGGATTATGTAAAAGGCTTTTTGGTCTAA
- the pstA gene encoding phosphate ABC transporter permease PstA — translation MRKIEENIFKVLMILSTVIISSTLFMIVYTLFSKGIGSLSWDMVSKIPEGGFYIGKGGGILNAIVGSIYITIGSTLLGLLISLPIVIYINVYAKRNATLASITRLSYDILFGIPSIVYGAFGFAIMVYMGLKTSLLAGIITVTLMIIPILVRAIDEVVRVVPEDMSNAVFSLGGTRYESAKIILRQSIPGIVTAILLSFGRAIGDAACVLFTAGFTDSIPTSLDQPAATLPLSIFFQLSSPIKEVQNRAYAAAVILTIIVLVINIVAKIASKNLSKNKI, via the coding sequence ATGAGAAAAATAGAAGAAAATATATTCAAAGTTTTGATGATACTAAGTACCGTCATCATCAGCAGTACCTTGTTTATGATAGTGTACACCTTGTTCTCAAAGGGCATTGGTTCATTGAGTTGGGACATGGTTTCTAAAATCCCCGAAGGTGGTTTTTACATTGGTAAAGGAGGCGGTATTCTGAATGCCATTGTAGGTTCTATTTACATCACCATAGGTTCAACTTTATTAGGTCTTTTAATCAGTCTTCCGATTGTTATTTATATTAATGTGTATGCCAAAAGAAATGCAACTTTAGCATCGATTACCCGATTGAGCTACGACATCTTGTTTGGGATTCCATCTATCGTTTACGGTGCTTTTGGATTTGCTATCATGGTTTATATGGGATTGAAAACTTCATTATTGGCAGGAATCATTACTGTAACACTAATGATAATCCCAATATTGGTAAGAGCTATAGACGAAGTCGTTCGCGTCGTACCGGAAGACATGAGCAATGCAGTTTTTTCTTTGGGGGGAACACGCTATGAATCGGCTAAGATCATATTGCGACAATCCATTCCGGGAATTGTAACAGCCATCTTATTGTCATTCGGAAGAGCTATAGGAGATGCCGCCTGTGTGCTGTTTACTGCAGGCTTTACGGATAGCATCCCAACTTCTCTCGATCAACCTGCAGCAACTTTGCCGCTGTCTATATTTTTTCAATTAAGCAGCCCGATTAAAGAAGTTCAAAACCGTGCGTATGCCGCAGCAGTAATCCTTACCATTATCGTTTTAGTCATTAACATTGTGGCAAAAATAGCCAGCAAAAATCTTTCAAAAAATAAAATATGA
- a CDS encoding DUF2490 domain-containing protein, with the protein MKTIRIFCLLLVCFVSRAQTEKNIDHQSLLWIRYYNQLTLNHKWSLHTEFDNRVFIQPFEQNLYLIREHGRYKINTNLDVGVGFSYFSVATQNPDITYGFRVPEYRTQQDITWKQEYGNFTMNQRFQVEERFIHNANKEGLQPGTTFSWRFRYRLQGEYSCWKKESQYLKAVVYDELMINAGKSIVNNTFDQNRIYAALQYGVNKNIALELGYLNSFQQRASGVDYFDRDIIRFTLFHKIKLKEKNKTQTN; encoded by the coding sequence ATGAAAACCATCAGAATCTTTTGTCTTTTATTAGTATGTTTTGTTTCCAGAGCTCAAACTGAAAAAAATATAGATCATCAAAGTCTGCTTTGGATACGCTATTACAACCAATTGACATTAAATCACAAATGGTCGTTACATACTGAATTTGACAATCGGGTTTTTATTCAGCCTTTTGAACAAAATTTATATCTGATTCGTGAACACGGACGCTATAAAATCAATACTAATTTAGACGTAGGAGTCGGTTTTTCATATTTCTCTGTAGCAACACAAAATCCGGATATTACTTATGGTTTTAGAGTACCAGAATACAGAACTCAGCAAGACATCACTTGGAAACAAGAATATGGCAACTTCACAATGAATCAACGCTTTCAAGTAGAAGAACGATTTATTCACAATGCCAATAAAGAAGGATTACAGCCAGGAACTACATTTTCTTGGAGATTTAGATACCGTCTACAAGGTGAATATTCCTGTTGGAAAAAAGAAAGTCAGTATCTAAAAGCTGTTGTTTATGATGAATTAATGATTAATGCCGGAAAAAGCATTGTTAATAACACCTTTGACCAAAATAGAATTTACGCCGCCTTGCAATACGGTGTTAATAAAAACATTGCTTTAGAATTGGGTTATTTAAACAGTTTCCAACAGCGCGCAAGTGGTGTTGATTATTTTGATAGAGATATTATTCGGTTTACCCTTTTTCATAAAATAAAACTAAAAGAAAAGAACAAAACACAAACCAATTAA
- a CDS encoding PstS family phosphate ABC transporter substrate-binding protein — translation MKLYKKTLLSLTVLIIANITPNKVSAQDISGNISISGAFALYPITVKWAEEFKKAHPKVKIDIQAGGAGKGITDVLSKVTDIGLVSRELNAAEFKKGAYPIAVTKDAVIPTISASNPYKKVLYQKGVKKEAFNNIFITGKYKTWNTLGFKSAAPIHVYTRSDAAGAAETWASYFGKKQEDLQGVAVFGDPGLAQAVQRDPSGIGFNNIVYIYDTKTNKPTNGIVAVPIDLNNNGKLDPNENFYSDIDKLIAAIASGKYPSPPARDLYFVTTGKPKNAAVKAFLKYILTEGQKFVSEAGYIKLSQEKLKKELGKIK, via the coding sequence ATGAAACTGTACAAAAAAACACTGTTATCATTAACTGTGCTAATAATAGCAAACATAACGCCTAATAAAGTTTCTGCACAAGATATATCAGGCAACATCAGTATTTCCGGAGCTTTTGCCTTATATCCTATTACCGTAAAATGGGCAGAAGAATTCAAAAAAGCACATCCAAAAGTTAAAATTGACATTCAAGCCGGCGGTGCTGGAAAAGGTATAACAGATGTACTGTCTAAAGTAACCGATATTGGACTGGTTTCTCGTGAACTGAATGCAGCAGAATTCAAAAAAGGCGCTTATCCGATTGCTGTTACTAAAGATGCAGTAATTCCAACCATTAGCGCCTCTAACCCTTACAAAAAAGTATTGTACCAAAAAGGGGTAAAAAAAGAAGCTTTCAATAATATTTTCATCACAGGAAAATACAAAACTTGGAACACTTTAGGTTTCAAAAGCGCTGCTCCAATTCATGTCTACACAAGATCCGATGCGGCTGGAGCTGCCGAAACCTGGGCTAGCTATTTTGGCAAAAAGCAAGAAGACTTACAAGGAGTTGCCGTATTTGGAGATCCAGGATTGGCACAGGCTGTTCAGAGAGATCCTTCAGGAATTGGTTTTAACAATATCGTTTATATCTACGACACTAAAACCAATAAACCAACTAATGGGATAGTGGCTGTCCCTATTGACCTCAACAATAATGGCAAACTAGATCCGAATGAAAATTTTTATAGTGACATCGATAAATTAATTGCTGCAATTGCATCTGGCAAATACCCATCACCTCCCGCTCGTGATTTGTATTTTGTAACTACTGGAAAACCAAAAAATGCAGCTGTCAAAGCATTCCTAAAATACATTCTTACGGAGGGTCAAAAATTTGTTTCGGAAGCCGGATACATCAAACTTTCGCAAGAAAAATTGAAAAAAGAATTAGGGAAGATTAAATAA
- a CDS encoding chromate transporter: MSTEKLNYTLIDLIKYFFKLGTTGFGGPVALVGYMHRDLVENKKWINDSDFKEGLALSQLAPGPLAAQLGIYIGFVHFGVLGATLSGLAFVLPSFIMVVLLGIAYQAYGGLPWMQAIFYGISAAVIGIIVLSSYKLTVKSISKFEIPAVKNNWLLWLFYIAAVILTAVTQKEELLLFLILGFIYMIVKAPPQWIKRPKTASFFFLSTAGFSAIELDKLGDLAWFFIKAGAFVFGSGLAIVPFLHAGVVSEHRWLTENQFVDAVAVAMITPGPVVITVGFIGYLAAGFTGASIAALGVFLPCFLFTVIPAPYFKKISQNKSIKAFVDGITAGVIGALVGAVIVIATRTIVDIPTALIATGTVLILIYVKKLQEPHIIGIAALLGVLLKLL; encoded by the coding sequence ATGAGTACAGAAAAACTTAATTACACCTTAATTGATTTAATAAAATATTTTTTCAAACTAGGCACTACTGGCTTTGGTGGCCCAGTAGCCTTGGTAGGGTATATGCATCGCGACCTTGTTGAGAATAAAAAATGGATTAACGACTCTGATTTTAAAGAGGGATTAGCCCTTTCGCAATTAGCACCCGGTCCATTAGCAGCTCAATTGGGCATTTATATTGGGTTTGTACATTTTGGTGTTTTAGGTGCTACCTTATCCGGATTAGCGTTTGTTTTACCCTCTTTTATAATGGTCGTTTTATTAGGAATCGCCTACCAAGCATACGGCGGTTTGCCATGGATGCAGGCTATTTTCTATGGTATAAGTGCAGCAGTAATTGGTATTATCGTTTTGAGTTCCTACAAGCTTACTGTTAAATCTATTAGTAAATTTGAAATCCCAGCCGTAAAAAACAATTGGCTACTCTGGCTATTTTACATCGCAGCCGTCATTCTTACAGCGGTAACCCAAAAAGAAGAACTACTGTTATTTCTCATTTTAGGTTTCATCTATATGATCGTAAAAGCACCGCCACAATGGATTAAACGTCCTAAAACGGCTTCTTTCTTTTTTCTTTCTACAGCAGGATTCTCAGCTATAGAACTTGACAAATTAGGAGATCTTGCTTGGTTTTTCATCAAAGCCGGAGCCTTTGTTTTTGGTAGCGGATTGGCTATTGTTCCTTTTTTGCATGCTGGAGTTGTCAGCGAACACAGATGGTTAACTGAAAATCAATTCGTAGATGCGGTAGCGGTAGCCATGATTACACCCGGACCCGTTGTTATCACTGTTGGTTTCATTGGCTATTTAGCAGCAGGATTTACCGGAGCAAGTATTGCTGCTCTAGGGGTTTTCCTTCCTTGTTTCTTATTTACTGTTATTCCTGCTCCTTACTTCAAAAAGATATCACAAAACAAAAGCATCAAAGCTTTTGTTGATGGAATAACGGCTGGAGTAATTGGTGCTTTAGTTGGCGCAGTTATAGTAATTGCCACCCGAACCATTGTAGATATACCCACAGCACTTATTGCAACCGGAACGGTTCTAATTTTGATTTATGTCAAAAAACTGCAAGAACCACACATTATTGGTATCGCAGCTCTTTTGGGAGTTTTGCTCAAACTATTATAA
- the pstC gene encoding phosphate ABC transporter permease subunit PstC, which produces MKNIRLLKDHLISKIFLALTLLSISTVVLIALGLFYKSVPILNSTSLYNLLFSSEWKPFKEAFGFYPFIVGTLWVTAIAIIIALPLSMLTAIYLSEYAHIRVRKLVLPLIELLSGIPPVLYGVWGVLVIIPLIQDQIAPHFVEFTTGYSVLAGGIVLAIMIFPLIISIVIEVFDNVPQDLRNASLSLGATQWQTTKKVVLRKSIDGIVAAVVLAISRAFGETIAVLMVCGNLAQVPQNLFDSAYPLPALIANNYGEMMSIPMYDSALMFAALLLFVIIFIFNALSRIILYRIEKRNN; this is translated from the coding sequence ATGAAAAACATAAGATTACTCAAAGATCATCTTATCAGTAAAATATTCTTAGCACTTACCCTCCTATCCATCTCAACAGTGGTATTGATTGCGCTAGGTTTGTTCTACAAGTCAGTGCCTATATTAAACAGCACTTCATTATATAATTTATTATTCTCGTCCGAATGGAAACCTTTCAAAGAAGCCTTCGGATTTTATCCTTTTATTGTTGGCACACTTTGGGTTACCGCAATTGCCATTATTATTGCTTTACCATTATCAATGCTAACTGCTATTTATCTCTCTGAATATGCGCACATTCGCGTTCGAAAGTTGGTTTTGCCGTTAATAGAATTATTGTCGGGAATACCTCCTGTTCTTTATGGTGTTTGGGGAGTTCTGGTCATTATCCCTTTGATACAAGACCAAATAGCGCCACATTTTGTTGAATTCACAACAGGTTATTCTGTATTGGCTGGAGGGATCGTTTTGGCAATTATGATTTTTCCGCTTATAATCAGCATTGTGATTGAAGTCTTTGATAATGTGCCACAAGACTTACGGAATGCCTCTTTGTCATTGGGTGCTACGCAATGGCAAACTACCAAAAAAGTAGTTCTCCGAAAATCAATTGACGGAATTGTTGCTGCTGTAGTTCTCGCAATTTCCAGAGCCTTTGGGGAAACCATTGCTGTTTTGATGGTTTGCGGTAATTTGGCACAAGTTCCACAAAACCTATTTGATTCGGCTTATCCCCTTCCGGCACTTATTGCGAATAATTATGGAGAAATGATGTCTATTCCCATGTATGATTCGGCATTGATGTTTGCAGCTCTGCTCCTATTTGTCATCATCTTTATATTCAATGCGCTCTCGAGAATCATTTTATATAGAATCGAAAAAAGAAACAACTAA
- a CDS encoding START-like domain-containing protein, translating to MDSKIRYEIEFPINSSPQLLYQYISTPSGLSEWFADNVNSRGEFFTFIWNDSEERARLASKKSGEKVKFKWVDANNKDTEYFFELNILVDELTKDVSLMVVDFARKEEIEEATQLWENQISDLKHVIGSV from the coding sequence ATGGATTCTAAAATACGTTACGAAATCGAATTCCCCATAAATTCTTCTCCTCAATTATTGTATCAATATATCTCAACACCTTCCGGTTTATCCGAATGGTTTGCTGATAATGTTAATTCACGTGGTGAGTTTTTTACATTTATTTGGAACGACTCCGAGGAAAGAGCGAGGCTTGCATCTAAAAAATCTGGGGAAAAAGTAAAATTTAAATGGGTTGATGCTAATAATAAAGATACGGAGTACTTTTTTGAGCTTAATATTTTAGTTGATGAACTTACCAAAGATGTTTCTTTGATGGTAGTTGATTTTGCTCGTAAAGAGGAAATTGAAGAGGCTACTCAATTATGGGAAAATCAAATTTCAGACTTGAAACATGTAATTGGTTCGGTATAG
- a CDS encoding TonB-dependent receptor, giving the protein MRTIFSKSILSLLLLFIFSTSFAQSIVTGIVKDNQQNPLAGVNIVLKGTKYNTISDSDGKFSIETREKLPFSLLVQYIGFTSKELKIDQLTNAPLDITLIPESENVLVEVVVSSRRRIEKVQDVPIAVSVVTGKQAEQTGSFNVNRIKELIPSVQLYSSNPRNTGINIRGLGSPFGLTNDGIDPGVGFYVDGVYYARPAATTLDFIDVDRIEVLRGPQGSLFGKNTTAGAFNITSRKPSFTSGADFEISYGNYAYLQAKASVTGALSKKIAGRISFSGTQRDGLIENIATGRHTNTLNNQGFRGQLLFTPTENTNITLAADLTTQHPDGYAQVVAGVAPTQRPAYRQFNAIIADLNYQLPSLNAFDRKIDHDTPWRSGQDLGGVSLNIDTKIGGGTLTSTTAWRFWTWDPSNDRDFTGLQVLAKSQNPSRQTQITQELRYAGQVSSNLSGVVGVFFIDQTVKTNGTEESGDAQWRFSQSTTSSLWKTPGLFEGYGIKTVSSIRSSSAAVFGQLDWAITDKLHVLPGLRYNFDKKDAKYDRKTYGGLQTTDPALIALKKSVYSDQAFQSATDDTDYSGNITVSYKASDKINAYATYAKGYKPVGVNVAGLPTLAGQPILELAVIKPEEVNHYEVGVKTSPFKNSILNLTAFDTEIKDYQTNVQAAELGVNRGYLANADKVRVRGVEVDASASVNKNLSFSGALSYTEGIYVKFTNAPLPLEETGAPVAFKDVSGTDLPGVSKWAGTLGGEYSKSGRIFGNTGKFFLAIDSYSRSSFSSSASASKYLVVPGYSIFNGRLGFRASEGLSVHIWGRNLLNKNYYEQLLPAGGNAGQYAAVLGDQITYGVTLKYTL; this is encoded by the coding sequence ATGAGAACTATATTTTCAAAATCAATTTTAAGTTTATTACTCCTATTTATTTTTTCAACCTCTTTTGCACAAAGCATTGTAACAGGTATCGTAAAAGACAATCAACAAAATCCTTTAGCCGGTGTTAATATTGTACTGAAAGGAACAAAGTACAATACTATTTCCGATTCAGATGGAAAATTCAGTATTGAAACCAGAGAAAAGCTTCCTTTTTCTTTACTAGTACAATATATTGGCTTTACCTCTAAAGAACTAAAAATAGATCAATTAACTAATGCTCCTCTAGATATAACTCTTATCCCTGAAAGCGAAAATGTTCTAGTCGAGGTTGTGGTTTCTTCCAGACGCCGAATAGAAAAAGTCCAGGATGTTCCAATTGCAGTGTCTGTTGTAACTGGAAAGCAGGCAGAACAAACCGGATCTTTCAATGTAAACCGCATAAAAGAATTGATTCCATCAGTACAGCTTTACTCTTCAAATCCAAGAAATACAGGAATTAACATTCGTGGTCTGGGTTCTCCTTTTGGGCTAACCAATGATGGTATCGATCCAGGTGTTGGTTTCTATGTTGATGGTGTTTATTATGCTCGTCCAGCAGCAACAACCCTAGATTTTATTGATGTGGACCGAATTGAAGTATTGCGCGGACCACAAGGATCTTTATTTGGCAAAAACACGACTGCCGGTGCATTTAACATAACTTCTCGAAAACCAAGTTTTACATCGGGTGCCGATTTTGAAATTAGCTACGGAAATTATGCCTACCTACAAGCCAAAGCCTCTGTTACTGGTGCTTTGAGCAAAAAAATAGCAGGTAGAATCTCATTTTCAGGAACACAACGTGATGGTTTAATCGAAAATATTGCAACAGGAAGACATACAAACACTCTTAATAACCAAGGTTTTAGAGGTCAATTATTATTTACTCCAACAGAAAACACAAACATCACTTTGGCTGCTGACCTTACGACCCAGCATCCAGACGGATATGCACAAGTAGTTGCAGGTGTGGCTCCTACACAAAGACCAGCTTATCGCCAGTTCAACGCCATTATTGCCGATTTGAATTATCAATTACCAAGTCTTAATGCCTTTGACCGCAAAATTGATCACGATACGCCATGGCGCTCAGGACAAGATTTAGGAGGTGTGTCTCTAAACATTGACACTAAAATTGGAGGAGGAACGCTTACCTCAACCACTGCTTGGCGTTTTTGGACTTGGGATCCGTCTAACGACAGGGACTTTACAGGATTGCAAGTACTTGCTAAATCACAGAATCCATCAAGACAAACACAAATCACCCAAGAGCTTCGTTATGCCGGTCAGGTTAGCTCCAATTTGAGTGGTGTTGTAGGCGTATTCTTTATTGACCAAACAGTAAAAACAAACGGAACTGAAGAATCAGGTGATGCTCAATGGAGATTTTCACAAAGCACCACAAGTTCATTATGGAAAACCCCAGGTCTTTTTGAAGGATATGGAATAAAAACCGTTTCCAGCATCAGATCATCCAGTGCAGCAGTTTTTGGTCAATTGGATTGGGCAATAACAGACAAACTTCATGTATTGCCAGGTCTTAGATATAATTTTGACAAAAAAGACGCTAAATATGATCGTAAAACCTATGGAGGACTTCAAACAACTGACCCAGCATTAATTGCTTTAAAAAAATCAGTTTACTCGGATCAAGCTTTTCAATCAGCTACTGATGACACAGACTATTCTGGGAATATAACTGTATCCTATAAAGCTTCGGACAAAATCAATGCTTACGCCACTTATGCAAAAGGATACAAACCAGTTGGTGTTAACGTAGCTGGTCTTCCTACTCTTGCCGGTCAACCAATACTTGAGCTTGCCGTAATTAAACCAGAAGAGGTAAACCATTATGAAGTAGGTGTAAAAACATCTCCTTTTAAAAATTCTATATTGAATTTAACTGCTTTCGATACAGAAATTAAAGACTATCAAACCAATGTTCAAGCAGCTGAATTAGGTGTTAATCGCGGGTATCTTGCCAATGCTGACAAAGTTCGTGTACGAGGTGTAGAAGTAGATGCCAGTGCATCTGTAAACAAAAATTTAAGTTTCAGTGGAGCCTTATCCTATACTGAAGGGATCTATGTAAAATTTACAAATGCTCCATTGCCATTGGAAGAAACTGGAGCACCAGTAGCATTCAAAGATGTTTCGGGTACAGATTTACCGGGTGTGTCTAAATGGGCAGGAACTTTAGGAGGAGAATATTCTAAAAGTGGAAGAATCTTCGGGAATACAGGAAAATTCTTCTTGGCAATAGATTCTTATTCCCGTTCTTCTTTTTCATCAAGTGCATCAGCTTCAAAATATCTAGTGGTTCCTGGTTATTCTATTTTCAATGGACGTCTTGGTTTCCGCGCATCAGAAGGTTTATCGGTTCATATTTGGGGTCGTAACCTTTTAAACAAAAATTACTACGAGCAATTATTGCCTGCTGGAGGAAATGCTGGGCAATACGCCGCAGTACTGGGAGATCAGATCACTTATGGAGTTACTTTAAAATATACACTATAA
- a CDS encoding aminotransferase class IV, with protein sequence MINFNGALVPQDANIAVQNRGFLYGDAVFETVKIVNSKILFIEDHYFRLMSSMRVIRMEIPMNFTMEYMEEQILSLVKNNGLESSARARITVYRNEGGYYLPQDNTVSFLIQAISIENGSYSVDEKEYEVDLYKDFYVTKHLLSSIKTTNRLVNVTGSIYANENGLDNCILLNDSKNVVEVLQGNIFMLKGNVLITPPVSEGCLNGVMRKQILKIAKKMDGLEVLEEVISSFDLQKADELFMTNVIKGIQPITRYRKKTFSIELSKALVAELNNLIV encoded by the coding sequence ATGATAAATTTTAATGGAGCATTAGTACCTCAGGATGCAAATATAGCAGTTCAAAATCGTGGTTTTTTATACGGTGATGCCGTTTTTGAGACGGTAAAAATTGTAAATTCTAAAATTCTATTTATAGAAGATCACTATTTTAGGTTGATGTCTTCAATGCGTGTGATTAGAATGGAAATTCCAATGAATTTCACCATGGAGTACATGGAAGAGCAAATTCTTTCTTTAGTAAAGAATAATGGCTTAGAATCATCGGCACGCGCAAGAATAACTGTTTATAGAAATGAAGGAGGGTATTATTTACCTCAAGATAATACGGTTTCTTTTCTAATACAGGCAATTTCTATTGAGAATGGGTCGTATTCTGTTGATGAAAAAGAATATGAAGTTGATTTATACAAAGATTTTTATGTGACCAAGCATTTGTTGTCTTCTATAAAAACAACAAATCGTCTTGTAAATGTAACAGGGAGCATTTACGCTAATGAAAACGGATTGGATAACTGTATTTTGTTAAACGACAGTAAAAATGTTGTAGAGGTGCTTCAAGGAAATATTTTTATGTTAAAAGGAAATGTCTTAATTACTCCTCCAGTATCAGAAGGATGTTTGAATGGCGTTATGAGAAAGCAAATTTTAAAAATTGCTAAAAAAATGGACGGACTTGAAGTGTTGGAAGAAGTAATTTCTTCTTTTGATCTTCAAAAAGCAGATGAATTATTTATGACTAATGTGATAAAAGGGATTCAGCCCATTACAAGATATAGGAAAAAAACATTTTCGATCGAGTTATCCAAAGCTTTAGTAGCAGAGCTTAATAACTTAATAGTGTAG
- a CDS encoding RrF2 family transcriptional regulator, whose translation MLSHKTKYALKALLYLAQQDENHISRTIEIAEGASIPKKFLEQILLDLKRGHFVGSKQGKYGGYYLLKDKETITLADIHRLFDGAIALLPCASLNFYERCSDCVSESECHLRHGLVVIRDETLKAMQGITIASLVKK comes from the coding sequence ATGCTTTCACACAAAACCAAATACGCCCTTAAAGCACTCCTCTATTTAGCTCAACAAGATGAGAATCACATTTCAAGAACTATTGAAATTGCAGAAGGCGCTTCTATCCCTAAAAAGTTTTTGGAACAAATACTTTTGGATTTAAAAAGAGGTCATTTTGTAGGCAGCAAACAAGGAAAATACGGCGGTTATTATCTTTTGAAAGACAAAGAAACCATTACTTTGGCTGATATTCACCGATTATTTGACGGTGCAATCGCATTACTTCCATGTGCTTCATTAAATTTTTACGAGCGTTGTTCAGATTGCGTTAGCGAGTCGGAATGCCATCTACGACACGGGTTGGTGGTTATTCGAGACGAAACTTTGAAAGCTATGCAAGGCATTACAATCGCCTCATTGGTAAAAAAATAA